A single window of Brevundimonas vitisensis DNA harbors:
- a CDS encoding thiazole synthase: MTQAPLDSRTQDTWTVAGRTFSSRLIVGTGKYRDYAQNAAAADASGAEIVTVAVRRVNLTDPGQPVLTDFLDPKRYTYLPNTAGCFTGEDAVRTLRLAREAGGWSLVKLEVLSDPRTLFPDMEETLRSLKLLVAEGFDVMVYCTDDPVYARKLEEAGAVAIMPLGAPIGSGLGIQNPVNIRLIVEQAKVPVLVDAGVGTASDAAVAMELGCDGVLMNTAIAEARDPVLMASAMKHAVIAGREAYLAGRMKKRMYADPSSPLAGLI, from the coding sequence ATGACCCAAGCCCCCCTCGACAGCCGCACCCAAGACACCTGGACCGTCGCCGGTCGCACCTTTTCCTCACGCCTGATCGTGGGCACCGGCAAATACCGCGACTATGCCCAGAATGCCGCCGCTGCCGATGCCTCAGGGGCCGAGATCGTCACCGTGGCGGTGCGCCGGGTGAACCTGACCGATCCGGGCCAGCCGGTCCTGACCGACTTCCTCGATCCAAAACGCTATACCTATCTGCCCAATACGGCGGGCTGCTTCACGGGCGAGGATGCGGTTCGCACCTTGCGTCTGGCACGCGAGGCCGGGGGCTGGAGCCTGGTCAAGCTGGAGGTTCTGTCCGACCCCCGCACCCTGTTCCCCGATATGGAAGAGACCCTGCGCTCGCTGAAGCTGCTGGTCGCCGAGGGGTTCGACGTCATGGTCTATTGCACCGACGACCCCGTCTATGCCCGCAAGCTGGAGGAGGCAGGGGCCGTCGCCATCATGCCCCTGGGCGCGCCGATCGGCTCAGGCCTGGGCATCCAGAACCCGGTCAACATCCGCCTGATCGTCGAACAGGCCAAGGTGCCGGTCCTGGTCGATGCTGGCGTGGGCACTGCGTCTGACGCGGCCGTGGCCATGGAACTGGGCTGTGACGGCGTGCTGATGAACACCGCCATCGCCGAGGCGCGCGATCCGGTCCTGATGGCCTCGGCCATGAAACACGCGGTCATCGCCGGGCGTGAGGCCTATCTGGCCGGGCGCATGAAGAAGCGGATGTACGCCGACCCGTCCTCGCCCCTGGCCGGGTTGATCTGA
- the thiS gene encoding sulfur carrier protein ThiS, whose translation MRIQVNGDMTEVTVRTLSELIAHLGLDPRKVAVERNLEIVPRSLHPETELAEGDRIELVQLVGGG comes from the coding sequence ATGCGTATCCAGGTCAACGGAGATATGACCGAGGTCACGGTTCGGACCCTGTCCGAGCTGATCGCCCACCTGGGCCTGGACCCGCGCAAGGTCGCGGTTGAGCGCAATCTGGAGATCGTGCCCCGCTCCCTGCACCCCGAAACCGAACTGGCCGAGGGCGACCGCATCGAACTGGTGCAACTGGTCGGCGGCGGCTGA
- a CDS encoding acyl-CoA desaturase has protein sequence MMKPVLRIDGRDANPCEGRPVIDWPKAIWNGSLLAVSVVAGAIFFSWSAFALFLVLTYVTLLIGHSVGMHRMLIHRTFQCSKPLERLLIYVGVLVGVAGPFGIIRVHDMRDWAQRQPVCHDFFAHTRGFWRDLSWQLFYRFDFHRAPTLTIEPNIANDPFYRFLEASWRWQQLPLAVGLFLIGGWPWVVWGVAVRVIVSTAGHWTITYFCHNPGPGRWAVKGAYVQATNLSGLGLLTYGECWHNNHHAFPESAQIGLEAGQLDPGWIVIRSLERARLIWNVGRPREEGLRDDLQDRSALEPSQ, from the coding sequence ATGATGAAACCCGTGCTCCGCATCGATGGCAGAGACGCAAATCCCTGCGAGGGAAGGCCCGTCATCGACTGGCCCAAGGCGATCTGGAACGGAAGCTTGCTCGCCGTTTCGGTCGTGGCAGGGGCTATTTTCTTTAGCTGGTCAGCCTTCGCGCTGTTCTTGGTTCTGACCTACGTGACGCTCCTGATAGGTCACAGTGTCGGGATGCACAGGATGCTGATCCATCGGACATTCCAATGCTCTAAGCCACTGGAACGCTTGTTGATCTATGTGGGCGTCCTCGTCGGTGTCGCCGGTCCATTCGGCATTATCCGCGTGCACGACATGCGAGACTGGGCGCAACGACAGCCAGTGTGCCACGATTTCTTCGCTCACACCCGCGGCTTCTGGCGCGACCTGTCATGGCAGCTTTTCTATCGTTTCGATTTCCATCGCGCTCCGACCCTGACCATCGAGCCCAACATTGCCAATGATCCGTTCTACCGGTTTCTGGAGGCGTCATGGCGATGGCAACAGTTGCCTTTGGCAGTCGGCCTCTTTCTCATCGGCGGCTGGCCATGGGTGGTCTGGGGTGTGGCTGTCCGGGTCATCGTCAGCACGGCTGGACACTGGACGATCACCTACTTCTGCCACAACCCCGGGCCCGGTCGATGGGCCGTCAAAGGTGCCTATGTGCAGGCGACCAACCTCTCGGGCCTCGGCCTGCTCACTTATGGCGAGTGTTGGCATAACAACCATCATGCCTTTCCGGAGTCCGCACAGATCGGACTGGAAGCAGGCCAACTTGATCCCGGTTGGATTGTCATTCGGTCGCTTGAACGCGCCCGGTTGATCTGGAATGTGGGACGGCCTCGCGAGGAAGGACTGCGAGACGACCTCCAAGACCGCAGCGCGCTCGAACCCAGCCAGTAG
- a CDS encoding barstar family protein codes for MHTTLIGIPTKQIADWTTFHEVFAEALGFPTFYGRNMNAWIDCMTDADDPETRMVQRAVQPGHLMTLEIDDADDFAARCPEQFNALIECTSFVNFRKVEMGGTPFLSLLLTGHISAAR; via the coding sequence ATGCACACCACCCTCATCGGCATCCCCACCAAACAGATCGCGGACTGGACGACCTTTCATGAAGTCTTCGCGGAGGCTCTCGGCTTCCCTACGTTTTACGGACGCAACATGAACGCATGGATCGACTGCATGACAGACGCAGACGACCCCGAGACGCGAATGGTCCAGCGCGCGGTTCAGCCCGGCCATCTGATGACGTTGGAGATCGACGACGCCGACGATTTCGCGGCGCGCTGCCCTGAGCAGTTTAATGCCCTGATCGAGTGCACTTCCTTCGTGAACTTTCGCAAAGTCGAAATGGGCGGGACGCCCTTCCTCTCGCTCTTGTTGACCGGACACATATCGGCTGCGCGATGA